One Streptosporangium sp. NBC_01495 DNA window includes the following coding sequences:
- the galK gene encoding galactokinase has translation MRVVGAFRDSYGMEPAGVWHAPGRVNLIGEHTDYNDGFVLPFALPWGVTAAVSPREDGVIRLRSLQAGEPVTLATPDEAEGWARYVAGVFWALREAGREQGQKRGQGQEEGQGQEEGRGQGQGRPVGGADVVIDGDVPQGAGLSSSAALEVVVATALNELYGLGLTKMEIALAAQKAENDFVGMPCGIMDQAASSLGEEGKALFLDCRSLGTRNIPFDLASHGLQLLIINTGVHHELADGQYARRRKDCENAAKRLGVDALRDVTDLAGALARLSGDERRRTQHVVTENHRVEAVIGLLRAGAVREIGALLNASHLSLRDQFEVSCAELDVAVESAVRGGARGARMTGGGFGGSAIALVADDRVESVRKSVTGAYAERGWAAPEIYPATPAEGARRLL, from the coding sequence ATGCGCGTTGTTGGAGCTTTCAGGGACTCGTACGGCATGGAGCCGGCCGGGGTTTGGCACGCTCCGGGGCGGGTCAACCTGATCGGGGAGCATACCGACTACAACGACGGGTTCGTCCTGCCGTTCGCCCTGCCGTGGGGGGTGACCGCGGCGGTGTCACCGCGCGAGGACGGGGTGATCAGGCTGCGGTCGCTGCAGGCGGGTGAGCCGGTGACGCTGGCGACGCCAGACGAGGCCGAGGGCTGGGCTCGCTACGTGGCCGGGGTGTTCTGGGCGCTCCGCGAAGCGGGGCGGGAGCAGGGGCAGAAGCGAGGCCAGGGGCAGGAGGAAGGTCAGGGGCAGGAGGAAGGCCGAGGACAAGGTCAGGGGCGCCCGGTCGGCGGGGCGGATGTGGTGATCGACGGGGACGTGCCCCAGGGGGCGGGACTGTCGTCGAGCGCGGCGCTGGAGGTGGTCGTCGCCACGGCGCTGAACGAGCTGTACGGGCTCGGCCTGACCAAGATGGAGATCGCCCTCGCCGCACAGAAGGCCGAGAACGACTTCGTGGGCATGCCGTGCGGGATCATGGACCAGGCGGCCTCCTCGCTCGGTGAGGAGGGGAAGGCGCTGTTCCTGGACTGCCGGAGCCTCGGGACCAGGAACATCCCGTTCGACCTGGCGAGTCACGGCCTGCAGTTGCTGATCATCAACACCGGGGTGCACCACGAGCTCGCCGACGGGCAGTACGCCCGCCGCCGCAAGGACTGCGAGAACGCCGCCAAGCGCCTGGGGGTCGACGCGCTGCGCGACGTCACGGACCTGGCGGGCGCCCTCGCGAGGCTGAGCGGCGACGAGCGCAGGCGCACCCAGCACGTGGTGACGGAGAACCATCGGGTCGAGGCGGTGATCGGGCTGCTGCGAGCCGGGGCGGTACGGGAGATCGGGGCGCTGCTGAACGCCTCCCACCTGTCGCTGCGCGACCAGTTCGAGGTGTCCTGCGCCGAGCTGGACGTGGCCGTGGAGTCGGCGGTCAGGGGTGGGGCGCGCGGGGCGCGGATGACCGGGGGCGGGTTCGGCGGGTCGGCGATCGCGCTGGTCGCCGACGACCGGGTGGAGTCCGTACGGAAGTCGGTGACCGGGGCCTATGCCGAGCGCGGCTGGGCCGCACCGGAGATCTACCCGGCGACCCCGGCCGAGGGAGCCCGCCGCCTGCTCTGA